A genomic region of Candidatus Marimicrobium litorale contains the following coding sequences:
- the ilvA gene encoding threonine ammonia-lyase, biosynthetic produces the protein MPQSYIKSILDARVYEVARETPIHEAGLLSKRLDNNICLKREDLQSIFSFKLRGAYCKMSRLGRERLDRGVIAASAGNHAQGVAVAARKLNTKAIIVMPLTTPGIKVDAVRNLGARVVLHGDSYDDAAAHAVKIASDEGQTYVHPFDDRDVIAGQGTIGMEIVRQHPSPLDALFVPVGGGGLLAGVAAYVSYVWPDTRIIGVEPEDAACLQLAMNKGRRDKLPEVGLFADGCAVAQVGKEPFRIIRETVSEVITASTDEMCAAIKDIFEDTRSIAEPAGALALAGLKKYVEREGVQGRDLLAIVSGANTNFDRLRYISERTEIGENREAVISVAVPECPGSFKRFCSALGRRNITEFNYRYADTDMAQVFVGLSVTPGGDDLATLAERLRKRGYTAEDMTHNEVAKLHIRHMVGGHAPLGLRDERVYRVEFPERPGALLRFLSGLGQRWNISMFHYRNHGAAYGRILIGIQVGKTERRALEDVMDHIGYPYSDETGNRAYQLYLGGAA, from the coding sequence ATGCCACAGTCATACATCAAAAGCATTCTCGACGCACGGGTTTACGAGGTCGCCCGAGAAACGCCTATCCACGAGGCGGGGCTGCTCTCCAAACGATTGGATAACAACATCTGCCTGAAGCGGGAAGATTTGCAGTCCATATTTTCATTCAAGCTGCGTGGTGCCTACTGCAAGATGAGCCGGCTCGGTCGAGAGCGGCTCGACCGGGGCGTCATAGCGGCTTCCGCGGGCAACCATGCCCAGGGTGTGGCGGTGGCTGCCCGCAAGCTCAATACCAAGGCGATCATCGTGATGCCTCTTACCACGCCGGGCATCAAGGTTGACGCGGTTCGCAATCTCGGCGCTCGTGTCGTGTTGCACGGGGATTCATACGATGACGCCGCCGCACATGCCGTGAAAATCGCCAGTGACGAGGGGCAAACCTATGTCCACCCTTTTGACGACCGCGATGTCATTGCCGGCCAGGGTACTATCGGGATGGAAATTGTGCGCCAGCATCCATCACCACTGGATGCCCTGTTTGTGCCGGTGGGCGGCGGCGGGCTATTGGCGGGTGTGGCGGCCTACGTCAGTTATGTCTGGCCCGATACGCGTATTATCGGCGTCGAGCCAGAGGACGCGGCCTGCTTGCAACTCGCAATGAATAAAGGGCGCCGCGATAAACTGCCGGAGGTGGGCCTTTTTGCGGACGGCTGTGCGGTGGCTCAGGTGGGTAAGGAGCCGTTTCGTATTATCCGGGAGACGGTATCCGAGGTTATCACCGCGTCCACTGACGAAATGTGTGCTGCTATTAAAGACATATTCGAGGACACTCGCAGCATCGCGGAGCCCGCTGGCGCTTTGGCACTGGCAGGTTTAAAAAAGTATGTAGAACGGGAAGGCGTGCAAGGTCGTGATCTGTTGGCTATCGTGAGCGGTGCCAACACCAATTTTGATCGGTTGCGCTATATTTCCGAGCGCACGGAAATCGGCGAAAACCGCGAGGCGGTCATCAGTGTCGCGGTGCCGGAATGTCCCGGCAGTTTCAAACGTTTCTGCAGTGCACTGGGTCGACGTAATATCACCGAATTTAACTATCGTTATGCGGATACGGACATGGCGCAGGTCTTTGTAGGTCTGTCTGTGACGCCGGGCGGAGACGACCTCGCTACCCTCGCGGAACGCCTGCGTAAGCGTGGCTATACCGCTGAGGACATGACGCATAATGAGGTGGCAAAGCTGCATATCCGGCACATGGTGGGCGGTCACGCCCCCCTCGGGCTTCGCGATGAGCGGGTTTATCGAGTTGAGTTTCCGGAACGGCCAGGGGCTTTGTTGCGCTTTCTCTCCGGGCTTGGTCAGCGCTGGAATATTTCAATGTTCCACTACCGCAATCACGGCGCGGCCTACGGTCGAATACTTATCGGTATTCAGGTGGGCAAGACTGAGCGTCGCGCGTTGGAAGATGTGATGGATCATATCGGCTACCCCTATTCGGACGAAACCGGCAACCGGGCCTATCAACTGTATTTAGGAGGCGCCGCCTAA